GGTTTTAGATTCTGCAAAATGGTGCATAGTGGTAAGTCATAGTGGATGCGCTACTGGGTTTTTATTCCTAACACAAAGGGATCTCAGAGCCTGGTCTCACATGCTTATGAGATTGGCTAACCTAAAGCAGGGCAGTTGATAAGCAAAGTGtagctttggggaagaggatacAACCCGGAGCATATACTTTCACAAAATGCTAACAGGgagagaggttttttgttttgttttgttttttgtattttctatgtGGCATCTTCACAAAACTCTTTAAAGATGGAACTCCTTTTGTCTCATTTAACTCTTTGAAAGAAAAGATAGTACATTGCATTTCCATTTCACACTGGGAAGAAGGTCAGTACAACCTTAATAAAGAACATTATTTTCTCTTGGTGCTCTCTACCAGCCCTCCCTGGGGCTGCAATTCTCTAGAACTCCCCATTAGTAGGTACTCCCATCTGGTCAGCATCACCACTCTGCAGTCTTTCATTTCCCAAGGCATTCTGCCACTCATCCCAACAAATGGCGTTATTGCAGCTCAGGGCATGGAGCCTCCTCAGCCCGTGTAGAGCAACAATGTATGAACACTTCCATGGCGTGAATGGACTGCACAGGCTGATAAAAAGAGTAGGTGTGAACAATACAAAGCCTTTAACGGGACGGGGACAGAGTGCTAATGCCAGGTAAGCATCAGTTTTCGCACGCATACCCCTCCCTTCACTGACTCCTTCACTAACATCTCCAACTCCTGAACAATCCAGTCTTCTCTaccctgctgggattacaggcctgagttACACGCCTGGTTTATGTGGGGTAGGGGATGTTAGAAAGCCCCAGCTCCCCTTCACTATTTGGAAAAGACTGAGAAGGTTGTTTTCCTCACCTTAACTTCTTTCCAACATTTATCTTGGTTCACGGCGATGACCCAAGTCCCAAATCCACGGCatgtaaaacataaaacaagGGTAGTCCAAAACTCGTAACACGGCAGCTAATTGGTCATGACTTCGTCagcccctccccccgcccccccctgTACCCAGGTTGGTTCTCAAGTCCTCAAGTCCAAAGAGCTTGACAGAGCAGAGCGCGCTCCAAACTGAACTCTGAGCTTCTTCCCACATTAGGACCATCACCAGCTGGCCGCAGACAAGAGGCTGCGCTAAGACTCCCTCCCGTGGGCGCCCCCTCGTGGCTCCGGGGCCATTATTTACTTCCTGCCTCTGCGACTTGGAAGCGGAAGAGCGGAGAACCGCACTGCAGTCTTGCGGGAGACGACTTCCCTGCCCGTTGGTGTCCACAACGGCACACCTTCCTGTGTCAAGAATCGGCTTCcagagcagaggggaggggcGGGGCCGCGGGCAGGAGGCGGGGCCTAGCGGAGAGGTGCAGCGGAAGCGCCCCGGCGTGGGGCGGGGCCGCGCAGAAGGGCGGGACGGGACGGACGCCCGCAGTCGTGGGGCGGTGCTGCGCGACCATCATCTTGAGTGCCGCCTTCGCCTCGCCCCGCCGGGGACGCGCCCACTTCTGCGGCGCACTTGGCTATTCCGCGCGTGCTCGCGTGTCCCCGGCGTGAACCGGAACCGCTTGCCGAAGTCGCGGCTGCAGGCCGGTCGCCGAGCGAGAACGCGGTGGGAGGCGGCCTGCGCGGCGCCGCCCGCCATGGCCGCGGCGGGGTGAGCTCTGTGCGGGGCCTCAGTCGCGGACTCAGGCTCCTCCGCCGCGAACCAGGGACTGGGGCCGTAGTAGCCAGGGCCGCTGTCTACTGGTCGCCGTAGCCGCCCGCTTGTCGCCGCCGTCCATGGCGAGGCCCCGCCGCCGCCGTCGCTACTGACCCGGGGCCGGCGCGGCTTCCGCCCTCCGCGGGGCGCGGGCGGCCTGCCTTTGCGCCCGAGCCCGCGCCCGCGCCCCGGGGCTACCAGCCGGGCACACGACGATGGGGAACACAACCTCGTGCTGCGTGTCGTCCAGCCCCAAGCTCCGGAGGAATGCGCACTCGCGGCTGGAGTCCTACCGGCCCGACACGGACCTCAGCCGCGAGGACACGGGCTGCAACCTGCAGCACATCAGCGACAGGGAAAACATCGACGGTGAGCGATGCCGCctgtccttcccctcccctccctccccccctcccctccctcccctcccctccctcccagggCGGCTTCGAGCCTTGCGGGTCCTCTGCCCAGGCCTAGGCCCGCAGGGAACCGTAGAAACTTTGCTAGCCACAGACCTCGGGGAGTGTGGTTTGCGTGTATAGGGGCGCGTTTGTATGCATGTGCCTGTGCTGCCCGGAGGTGACAGGGAAGGCCTCAGGCAGGGTGCTCCTGGGATGTTGCCAGAGTCGTTATGTTTGGGGTGGCAGTGGTATTTGTTCTTTCTAAAAGGAAGGGAGTTGTCATAAcggtgagtttttgtttttgttttgtttttgttttttccacttgGAGGCCTTTCTTTACCTGGAGTTGGCCTGCTTTCTCCCAGACAACTCTGTTCCACCCCTATTCCTT
This genomic stretch from Cricetulus griseus strain 17A/GY unplaced genomic scaffold, alternate assembly CriGri-PICRH-1.0 unplaced_scaffold_49, whole genome shotgun sequence harbors:
- the LOC113838691 gene encoding uncharacterized protein LOC113838691 gives rise to the protein MEADQLEPTTAWQAAMAQHTLKPSKDGWQEQSPQTCFTPSSLGTASTWTANGKVTLTLITGFENEERNRSLLRRAGLSKLRALKDAEAVQKFFFEEIERCPCRAGRTPAASAHSSGAWGWTTRSTRLCSPSSCARLVAPGRGRGLGRKGRPPAPRGGRKPRRPRVSSDGGGGASPWTAATSGRLRRPVDSGPGYYGPSPWFAAEEPESATEAPHRAHPAAAMAGGAAQAASHRVLARRPACSRDFGKRFRFTPGTREHARNSQVRRRSGRVPGGARRRRHSR